From the Aquarana catesbeiana isolate 2022-GZ linkage group LG10, ASM4218655v1, whole genome shotgun sequence genome, the window tgtagattagtgtggggggagggatctttgggggatgtatgtttgggggtaattgtgtagattagtgtgggggaggggatctttggggggatttatgtttgggggtaattgtgcagattagtgtggggggaggggatctttggggggatgtatgtttgggggtaattgtgtagattagtgtggggggaggggatctttggggggatgtatgtttgggggtaattgtgtagattagtgtggggggaggggatctttggggggatttatgtttgggggtaattgtgtagattagtgtgggggaggggatctttggggggatttatttttgggggtaattgtgtagattagtgtggggggggatctttggggggatatatgtttgggggtaattgtgtagattagtgtggggggaggggatctttggggggatttatttttgggggtaattgtgtagattagtgtggggggaggggatctttgggggatttatttttgggggtaattgtgtagattagtgtgggggaggggatctttgggggatttatgtttgggggtaattgtgtagattagtgtgggggaagggatctttggggggatttatgtttgggggtaattgtgtagattagtgtggggggaggggatctttgggggatgtatgtttgggggtaattgtgtagattagtgtggggggaggggatctttggggggatttatttttgggggtaattgtgtagattagtgcgGGGGAGGGATCTTTGggggatgtatgtttgggggtaattgtgtagattagtgtgggggaggggatctttgggggatttatgtttgggggtaattgtgcagattagtgtggggggaggggatctttggggggatgtatgtttgggggtaattgtgtagattagtgtggggggaggggatctttggggggatgtatgtttgggggtaattgtgtagattagtgtggggggaggggatctttggggggatttatgtttgggggtaattgtgtagattagtgtgggggaggggatctttggggggatttatttttgggggtaattgtgtagattcgtgtgggggaggggatctttggggggatttatgtttgggggtaattgtgtagattagtgtggggggaggggatctttgggggggatgtatgtttaggggtaattgtgtagattagtgtggggggaggggatctttggggggatttatgtttgggggtaattgtgtagattagtgtgggggaggggatctttgggggggatttatgtttgggggtaattgtgtagattagtgtgggggaggAGATCTTTGggggatgtatgtttgggggtaattgtgtagattagtgtggggggaggggatctttggggggatttatgtttaggggtaattgtgtagattagtgtggggggaggggatctttgggggggatttatttttgggggtaattgtgcagattagtgtggggggaggggatctttgggggatgtatgtttgggggtaattgtgcagattagtgtggggggaggggatctttggggggggatttatttttgggggtaattgtgtagattagtgtggggggaggagatctttggggggatgtatgtttgggggtaattgtgtagattagtgtggggggaggggatctttggggggggatttatgtttgggggtaattgtgtagattagtgtggggggaggggatctttggggggggatttatttttgggggtaattgtgtagattagtgtggggggaggggatctttggggggtgtatgtttgggggtaattgtgtagattagtgtgggggagggggtctttggggggatgtatgtttgggggtaattgtgtagattagtgtgggggaggggatctttgggggggatttatgtttgggggtaattgtgtagattagtgtggggggaggggatctttgggggatgtatgtttgggggtaattgtgtagattagtgtggggggaggggatctttgggggatttatgtttgggggtaattgtgtagattagtgtgggggaggggatctttggggggatttatgtttgggggtaattgtgtagattagtgtgggggaggggatctttggggggatttatgtttgggggtaattgtgtagattagtgtggggggaggggatctttgggggatgtatgtttgggggtaattgtgtagattagtgtggggggaggggatctttggggggggatttatttttgggggtaattgtgtagattagtgtggggggaggggatctttggggggatgtatgtttgggggtaattgtgtagattagtgtggggggaggggatctttggggggatttatgtttgggggtaattgtgtagattagtgcgGGGGAGGGATCTTTGggggatgtatgtttgggggtaattgtgtagattagtgtggggggaggggatctttgggggggtgtatgtttgggggtaattgtgcagattagtgtggggggaggggatctttggggggatgtatgtttgggggtaattgtgcagattagtgtggggggagggggtctttgggggggatttatttttgggggtaattgtgtagattagtgtggggggagggggtctttgggggggatttatttttgggggtaattgtgtagattagtgtggggggaggggatctttggggggggatttatttttgggggtaattgtgtagattagtgtggggggaggggatctttggggggatttatgtttgggggtaattgtgtagattagtgtggggggaggggatctttggggggtgtatgtttgggggtaattgtgtagattagtgtggggggaggggatctttggggggatgtatgtttgggggtaattgtgtagattagtgtggggggaggggatctttggggggggatttatgtttgggggtaattgtgtagattagtgtggggggaggggatctttgggggggatttatgtttgggggtaattgtgtagattagtgtgggggaggggatctttgggggggatttatgtttgggggtaattgtgtagattagtgtggggggaggggatctttgggggggatttatttttgggggtaattgtgtagattagtgtggggggaggggatctttgggggggatgtatgtttgggggtaattgtgtagattagtgtggggggaggggatctttggggggggatgtatgtttgggggtaattgtgcagattagtgtggggggaggggatctttgggggggatttatttttgggggtaattgtgtagattagtgtggggggaggggatctttgggggggtCGTTGCCCGGGGCGATAGATGCCCTTGTTAGTTCCTCAGCCATTGTTTGCTGTGGCCACCAATCAGATCGCATTGCCAGGATTTGGGGGGAGGAGGGGCTATTACAGTAAAGTGGGGCAAGTCAGACGATCGACACCCCCAGattcagagttccactttaatgccaTATTGTGCGGTGATCGTATGTCCGGCGTTGTCTGCGCACGGTGCCCAGAGGGGGCGTGTCCAGCCAGGAGCCGCCATGTTCCAGGTTGGGGGTGCAGACGGTGAGGACATACGGCGCACTATGATGTCATTGCTGacgcccctctccctctcttctcctccagaTTGTGTGAAGATGATTGTGGGGCTCATCCTCATCTCCCTCCTCCTATTGGTGGACAGCGGAGAACCGCCATGCTCCTCCCCCATCCCAGGTCTCCCTGGGATTCCCGCAAGTCCGGGCAGAGACGGGCGGGACGGCCTGAAAGGCGCCAAAGGAGAGAAAGGTAAGATCCCGGCCAATGACCATTTATATCACAGAAGACACGCCCATCTCCGGGCCACGCCCATGGCGCCAAAGTCTGAATACTTCTACATAGAAGACGTAGCTGTTCCTTTAATGTAGTCGTGTTCTGGGGGGTCCCGGGGGGGGGAATATTCTAGAAATGAATTGGTTGGATGGACGCCCCTCACATGTAGGATCTGCATCATTAACGATCGGTAATTCCTCCCTACAATATCTCATACTTGGGGGGGGGCTCCTGATAGCCCCCCCAGGGCAGAGTCCTTACCCTCCCCCAAGTATTTCGGGGTGACACAAAACATTCAGAGGTCATTTTCTGCTCATAGACCAGAGACAAAAGTCTGTGTGAGTCCAGCCagaggggccctcaagggccccatATCACCTACTACAGATGTCAGTGTGGCGCCCATATGGCGAAATCCCATCATTCTCATGGAAGAGTCGGGCTAGCCAGGGGCGGAGATCTTATTATGAGGATCGATACGTGTGTGTGCTCATCATCAATAATCAATCCACATTTTAAGTGGCATTTTGTGGGTGTGTCCTATCCTCGGGGGTGTGGTCTGTACCGTCTGTAATGGGGCCCTAGTGGAAGATTTATTCTGTCACTTCGAAGGGTCATTGTCTGGCAAGCctggacaattaaaaaaaaaattcattctcATAAACTCCGCCCAGTGCCCATATAGCCCCACCCCCGCGGTTCTTTCCTCACCACCTGTGTGTCTATCTGATTGAGCTCTTCTGTCTTTGCAGGTCTGCCTGCGCGATCGAACATGTCCGGACTGAAAGGGGAAAAGGGAATGGAAGGCCCAAAAGGCCCATTGGGGAAAAATGGCCCTAAGGGACCCCCAGGGACCCCAGGAGAGAAAGGTGAGCGGGGCCCCCAAGGGGACAATGGGATGCCCGGTAACTACAAGAGTCAGTATCAGTCGGCATTCACTGTGAAAAGAAACACGGTCGAACACCCCCAGCCCAACGTCCCGATCAAGTTCAACGAAGTCATTACCAACATCGACAACGACTACAACCGGGAGACGGGGAAGTTTGTGTGCCGCATCACCGGGCTCTACTACTTCGTGTTCCACACCTCCCAGTCCCAGAACCTGTGTACCACCCTCCGCGTGGATGACGACATCAAGGCCAGCTTCTGTGACCACCTCTCCAATACTCATCAGGTCACCTCGGGGGGCGTCCTCCTCCAGCTGAGGAGGGGACAGGAGGTGTGGCTGGTCGCCAATGACTACAACGGCATGGTCGGCATCGAAAACAATGACAGCGTCTTCACCGGCTTCCTGGTCTTCCCAGGTTAAGGAGGACTATGTGGGTGGAGCTTCAGTCACATGTGTGGTCTGTGAAGGGTGGAGCTGTAAAGCATGTAAGTGGGTGGAGACAGATATGAAATGGGTGGAGCTTGTCCAGTGCTGGTAGGCACATGCCTTACTTTCCTACTACTAGTTGATTATTGTAGTTGGCCACCATactgcttagattgtaagctcctcaacacagaccccctcccccctcttatcTCCGCATTATCTGTATTTCCGCTCTCACCCTCTATAAACAATGTAACATTTTATCTTTTCAGTAAATAAATGTGTAAGACGTGTCATTGTGTCCTATTCCTGGGGACCCTGCGGAGGACTGACAGTCCTGAAGATGTTgaagggtgctggggggggggagggcagccATGTTTATTGGGGAGGAGAATCCTGTGTGCACCAGGGGAAGGGAATCTGTGGGGACACAATATTCATTATACTAATTCTAATAATGTCCTAGTCCTTGTtatgtatgtagcaataactcacggtggagctgctggtttaagtgggtctgttaccttcaccttgcttccctctgttacaccggcaccaggtctaggggttcCGTGGATCTAGGGGTTCTGTGGATCTAGGGGTTCTGTGGGTCTAGGGGTTCTGTGGGTCTAGGGGTTCTGTGGATCTAGGGGTTctgtgggtctaggggttccgtggaTCTAGGGGTTCTGTGGGTCTAGGGGTTCTGTGGGTCTAGGAGTTCTGTGGATCTAGGGGTTctgtgggtctaggggttccgtgggTCTAGGGGCTCCGTGGGTCTAGGGGTTCTGTGGGTCTAGGGGTTCTGTGGATCTAGGGGTTCTGTGGGTCTAGGGGTTctgtgggtctaggggttccgtggaTCTAGGGGTTctgtgggtctaggggttccgtgggTCTAGGGGCTCcatgggtctaggggttccgtggaTCTAGGGGTTctgtgggtctaggggttccgtagCTCTAGAGGTTccgtgggtctaggggttccgtgggtctaggggttccatgggtctaggggttcc encodes:
- the C1QC gene encoding complement C1q subcomponent subunit C, encoding MIVGLILISLLLLVDSGEPPCSSPIPGLPGIPASPGRDGRDGLKGAKGEKGLPARSNMSGLKGEKGMEGPKGPLGKNGPKGPPGTPGEKGERGPQGDNGMPGNYKSQYQSAFTVKRNTVEHPQPNVPIKFNEVITNIDNDYNRETGKFVCRITGLYYFVFHTSQSQNLCTTLRVDDDIKASFCDHLSNTHQVTSGGVLLQLRRGQEVWLVANDYNGMVGIENNDSVFTGFLVFPG